A single region of the Lycium barbarum isolate Lr01 chromosome 2, ASM1917538v2, whole genome shotgun sequence genome encodes:
- the LOC132628830 gene encoding probable LRR receptor-like serine/threonine-protein kinase At3g47570, with translation MEFQFLIKLQRFYVFLNSLTGEIPFYLGNFSSLKSLSLGGNNFHGRIPDVFSGLKNLELLELGQNNLSGTVPSSIFNLSSLQMLQLEFNQLEGQFPSDIAFTLPRLVRVNLVDNRLTGRLPPSISNATKIKFLAVDNNDLTGNVPFLGSLNDLYWLGPSVNHFGKGKLEDLSFMSSLQNCTALKYLLLQNNNFGGILPSYMGNLSNLLWFTIGGNLIHGKIPMDIYLLTNLRVLGYEYNRLTGSIPESLGKLIQLNVLSLNNNQFSGVIPSSLGNLTRLTQLSLGSNALNGTLPSSLGHCKFLLRMTIRRNNLRGHIPSEYFRSLQALLDLDLSKNQITGPSPIDISMKNLYYLSLSHNNLSGEVPSNFDRLTGLRELYLDYNVLQGTIPPSLSSLKSLESLDLSHNNFVGKIPEFFSKLSSLKYLNLSHNNLDGEIPMEGVFTNKSQVSIDGNKQLCGGVPELKMPKCTQISTSRRSHVSRTLILATSIPGGIVALTAVMFLLYWLIKRKKSSISSENSTMDIILRVTYKTLHKATDGFGKFSSVYEGILDQNGKLVAIKVLKVQVRGASKTFIAECEALRQIRHRNLVRFLTSCSSIDYQGNDFKALIYEFVANGNLDNWLHQSVDHEESEEHRSLTMLQRLNIVIDVACALDYLHYHCGSPLLHCDIKPSNVLLDEDFVAHFGDFGLAKFLPEARDMLFTSRTSSTIKGII, from the coding sequence ATGGAGTTTCAGTTCTTGATTAAGCTTCAAAGGTTTTATGTTTTTCTCAATTCTTTAACTGGTGAGATCCCATTTTATTTGGGCAATTTTTCTTCACTTAAAAGTCTCAGTCTAGGAGGAAATAATTTCCATGGAAGGATACCTGATGTTTTTAGTGGACTAAAAAATTTGGAGCTTCTTGAATTAGGACAGAATAATTTATCTGGAACCGTTCCTTCATCAATATTCAACTTGTCATCTTTGCAGATGCTTCAGTTAGAATTCAATCAGCTTGAAGGGCAGTTTCCATCAGATATAGCATTCACTCTTCCAAGATTAGTGCGAGTCAATCTCGTGGACAATCGATTAACAGGGAGACTTCCTCCTTCAATATCAAATGCCACAAAGATTAAGTTTTTAGCTGTTGATAACAACGATCTCACTGGAAATGTTCCTTTTTTGGGAAGCCTCAATGATTTGTACTGGCTTGGACCATCTGTCAATCATTTCGGAAAAGGGAAGTTGGAGGACTTGAGTTTTATGTCTTCATTACAAAATTGTACCGCATTAAAATATTTGTTGCTTCAAAACAATAATTTTGGAGGAATCTTGCCAAGTTACATGGGAAACTTGTCCAACCTTTTGTGGTTTACAATAGGAGGGAATCTCATACATGGAAAGATCCCAATGGACATTTATCTACTTACGAACTTGAGGGTACTTGGTTATGAATATAACCGTCTCACGGGTAGTATTCCAGAGTCTTTGGGAAAACTTATTCAACTAAATGTGTTGTCCCTCAACAACAACCAATTCTCAGGGGTGATTCCATCTTCTCTAGGAAATTTGACAAGGTTGACTCAACTCAGCCTCGGatcaaatgctttaaatggtacGTTACCGTCTAGTCTTGGACACTGCAAATTTTTATTGCGTATGACTATTAGAAGAAACAATCTTAGAGGTCACATACCAAGCGAATATTTCAGGTCTCTGCAGGCCCTTTTAGATTTAGACCTATCAAAAAACCAGATAACAGGACCTTCTCCTATAGATATTAGCATGAAGAACTTGTATTACTTGAGTCTCTCACACAATAATTTATCTGGTGAAGTACCTAGCAATTTTGATAGATTGACTGGCTTGAGGGAGCTCTATCTTGATTACAATGTTCTTCAAGGAACTATCCCTCCATCCTTGAGTTCTTTGAAAAGTCTAGAATCACTTGATCTTTCACATAACAACTTTGTAGGGAAGATCCCCGAATTTTTCAGTAAACTCTCTTCTTTGAAATACCTGAATTTGTCTCACAATAATTTGGATGGTGAGATACCTATGGAAGGAGTTTTCACAAACAAGAGTCAAGTCTCAATTGATGGAAACAAGCAGCTTTGCGGAGGTGTTCCAGAGCTCAAAATGCCAAAATGCACTCAAATATCCACATCAAGAAGATCACACGTCTCTCGTACGTTGATACTTGCAACATCAATTCCAGGTGGAATAGTAGCACTAACAGCGGTGATGTTTCTTCTTTATTGGCTTATTAAGAGAAAGAAAAGTTCAATCTCATCAGAGAACTCGACGATGGATATTATCCTCAGAGTGACTTACAAAACTCTCCACAAAGCAACGGATGGCTTCGGAAAGTTTAGCTCGGTTTACGAAGGCATTCTGGATCAGAATGGAAAACTGGTTGCAATAAAAGTACTTAAAGTTCAAGTTAGAGGAGCTTCCAAGACCTTTATAGCAGAGTGTGAAGCATTGAGGCAAATTAGACATAGAAACTTGGTGAGGTTTTTAACATCTTGTTCAAGCATTGATTACCAAGGCAATGATTTTAAGGCCCTGATTTATGAGTTCGTCGCCAATGGTAATTTGGACAACTGGTTGCACCAAAGTGTGGATCATGAGGAAAGTGAGGAACATAGAAGTTTAACCATGCTACAAAGACTCAATATTGTAATTGATGTGGCTTGTGCACTAGATTATCTTCATTATCATTGTGGATCACCATTGCTTCATTGTGATATCAAACCAAGTAATGTGCTTTTAGATGAAGATTTTGTGGCTCATTTTGGTGACTTTGGATTGGCAAAGTTCTTACCAGAGGCTAGAGATATGCTCTTCACTAGTCGAACCAGTTCTACTATAAAAGGGATCATTTGA
- the LOC132626970 gene encoding adenylate kinase, chloroplastic, whose protein sequence is MACCSSLNFTATISSNPQKQSSSSPLPFTSHLSFSKSSSSSLYSHHTLSGTHCKKLSHPNAAPFLVLGCARKIEPLRIMISGAPASGKGTQCELITKKYGLVHIAAGDLLRAEIAAGSENGKQAKEHMDKGQLVPDEIVVTMVKERLNGPDSQEKGWLLDGYPRSSSQSIALKEFGFQPDLFILLEVPEEILVERVVGRRLDPVTGKIYHLKYSPPETEEIAARLTERFDDTEEKVKLRLQTHHKNVEAVLSMYKDITVKVKGSGSKQEVFAQIDGALTQLLDQKQGKLGTVAA, encoded by the exons ATGGCTTGTTGCTCCTCTCTAAACTTCACAGCTACTATCTCCTCAAACCCCCAAAAGCAATCCTCTTCATCTCCCCTTCCCTTCACTTCCCACTTATCATTTTCtaaatcttcttcttcttctctttatTCACATCATACCCTTTCAGGAACTCATTGCAAGAAACTCTCCCACCCAAATGCTGCCCCTTTCTTG GTTTTGGGATGTGCTAGAAAGATAGAGCCTCTGAGAATAATGATATCTGGTGCTCCTGCTTCTGGGAAAGGAACACAATGCGAGCTCATTACTAAAAAG TATGGTTTGGTGCATATAGCCGCTGGAGATTTACTGAGGGCAGAAATTGCTGCAGGATCTGAAAATGGGAAGCAGGCAAAGGAACACATGGATAAAGGGCAACTAGTACCAGATGAAATTGTTGTGACG ATGGTCAAAGAGCGGTTAAATGGTCCAGATTCTCAAGAGAAAGGTTGGCTTTTAGATGGATACCCTCGGAGCTCTTCTCAATCTATAGCACTCAAAGAATTTGGCTTCCAACCAGACCTCTTTATTCTTCTGGAA GTACCTGAAGAGATTCTTGTTGAGAGAGTGGTTGGCCGTAGGCTAGATCCAGTAACAGGGAAAATTTACCATTTGAAGTATTCTCCCCCAGAGACGGAAGAAATTGCTGCTAGACTTACTGAGCGCTTTGACGACACAGAAGAAAAG GTAAAATTGCGTTTGCAAACTCACCATAAAAATGTGGAAGCAGTTCTCTCAATGTATAAAGATATCACAGTCAAG GTGAAAGGAAGTGGTTCCAAGCAGGAGGTATTCGCTCAGATCGATGGTGCATTGACACAGCTTCTAGATCAAAAGCAAGGAAAGTTGGGAACAGTGGCAGCATAG
- the LOC132626969 gene encoding serine/threonine-protein kinase-like protein CCR4 produces the protein MAQKTHLFFSLVFFMSLCFPLISCLSTIAISKTSNQTLVCALISNSSSPRESSLNCTSFPQGIQIPLNPSISFTGIVGGNGFLCGLSSSETSIMVCWRFSNNGTNLTYKRIYVGPLLTNLDSGNSHICGIVNGTSNLQCWQWHELNSSNNSNITSNLAVGQDFVCGLKPFGQIQCLGSFINVTDANAIPSGNYREIAAGSQHVCAISNNGSLSCWGNIVGEKPVGLFKSLALGDNRSCALRNNGAVVCWGENGFSLPSSLSETFFERLVAKQDVFCGILTSNFSLFCWGNGIFNSNPAVFDGVEVVPGPCIRNTSCPCSPLPNYARFCDQGLMICSPCSPIVNGSGPSPPPLSPQPMLPPTPSQSTGRSDLWNRRNVAFLVVGCVGSLMTLSVLIILFLKYCKIRGCRVHDSGRLDESGVGTPPQQGSQTSQVQDQLGPHQTPVLEKRLSQLFSMGTGGHLEEFSLQVLLQATNNFSDEHKVGTGSFGSVYCATLEDGREVAIKRAEASASSSYAGGTKYRQEDKDSAFLNELEFLSRLNHKNLVRLLGYCEDSNERVLIFEYMNNGTLHDHLHRLETSPLTSWTARIKVALDAARGVEYLHEYAVPAVIHRDIKSSNVLLDTNLNAKVSDFGLSLMGPQDDETHLSLRAAGTVGYMDPEYYRLQQLTTKSDVYSFGVMMLELLSGYKAIHKNENGVPRNVVDFVVPYIVQDEIHRVLDRRVPPPTPFEIEAVSYVGYLAADCTALEGRDRPKMTEIVNSLERALQACLATPNFSRSNTDSST, from the coding sequence ATGGCCCAAAAAACtcaccttttcttttctttagtTTTTTTCATGTCCCTCTGTTTTCCACTCATTTCTTGTCTTTCAACCATTGCCATTTCAAAAACATCTAACCAAACACTGGTTTGTGCATTGATTTCCAACTCATCATCTCCTCGAGAATCATCTCTCAATTGTACTAGCTTTCCTCAGGGAATTCAAATCCCTTTAAATCCTTCCATTTCCTTCACTGGTATTGTTGGTGGAAATGGTTTCCTTTGTGGTTTGAGTTCATCTGAGACTTCAATTATGGTGTGTTGGAGATTCTCAAACAATGGTACAAACTTGACTTACAAAAGGATTTATGTTGGTCCATTGCTGACAAATCTTGATTCCGGGAATTCCCACATTTGTGGAATTGTTAACGGAACCAGTAATCTTCAATGTTGGCAGTGGCATGAACTTAATTCATCAAACAATAGCAACATCACTTCAAATCTTGCTGTTGGACAAGATTTTGTTTGTGGTTTGAAGCCATTTGGTCAAATACAATGTCTAGGTAGCTTCATAAATGTCACTGATGCTAATGCTATTCCCTCAGGGAATTATAGAGAAATTGCAGCTGGTTCTCAACATGTTTGTGCCATTTCCAACAATGGTAGCTTGTCTTGTTGGGGAAATATAGTAGGAGAAAAACCTGTTGGCCTATTCAAGTCACTTGCTTTAGGTGATAACAGGAGTTGTGCTTTGAGGAATAATGGGGCAGTTGTTTGTTGGGGAGAAAATGGTTTTAGTCTCCCTTCATCTTTGAGTGAGACGTTTTTTGAAAGATTGGTGGCGAAACAGGATGTTTTCTGTGGCATTTTGACATCAAATTTTTCCTTGTTCTGTTGGGGCAATGGTATTTTCAATTCAAATCCAGCAGTGTTTGATGGTGTAGAAGTAGTTCCGGGACCATGTATACGTAACACTTCATGTCCTTGTTCACCTTTACCTAACTATGCTAGGTTTTGTGATCAAGGACTAATGATATGTTCACCTTGTTCCCCAATTGTTAACGGGTCGGGTCCTTCACCACCTCCGTTATCCCCACAGCCAATGCTACCACCCACGCCATCTCAGTCGACTGGAAGAAGTGATCTATGGAATAGGAGAAATGTGGCCTTTCTAGTGGTAGGTTGTGTTGGGTCCTTAATGACTTTGAGTGTCCTTATTATCTTGTTTCTCAAGTATTGCAAGATTAGAGGATGCAGAGTACATGACTCTGGCCGCCTTGATGAGTCTGGGGTGGGGACACCGCCCCAGCAAGGCAGCCAGACATCTCAAGTTCAAGATCAATTGGGTCCTCATCAGACACCAGTCTTGGAAAAAAGACTAAGTCAATTGTTTAGTATGGGAACTGGGGGTCACTTAGAAGAATTTTCCTTGCAAGTGTTGCTTCAAGCGACGAATAATTTCTCGGATGAGCACAAAGTTGGGACTGGAAGTTTCGGTTCTGTTTATTGTGCTACGTTAGAAGACGGACGCGAAGTAGCCATAAAAAGGGCAGAAGCATCAGCATCATCTTCCTATGCTGGTGGCACAAAGTATAGACAAGAGGACAAGGATAGTGCATTCCTCAATGAGTTAGAGTTCTTATCTCGCCTCAATCACAAAAACCTTGTTAGGCTATTAGGCTATTGTGAAGATAGCAATGAACGTGTCTTGATTTTTGAGTACATGAATAATGGCACTCTCCATGACCATCTCCACAGGCTTGAAACCTCACCACTAACGTCATGGACTGCTCGAATCAAGGTGGCATTGGATGCGGCCCGTGGGGTTGAGTACCTCCATGAGTACGCTGTGCCAGCTGTCATCCACCGAGACATCAAGTCGTCCAACGTATTGCTGGACACCAATTTGAACGCCAAGGTGTCCGACTTCGGACTATCCCTAATGGGCCCACAAGACGATGAAACACACCTTTCTTTGCGTGCAGCGGGTACGGTCGGTTACATGGACCCCGAGTACTACAGACTGCAACAATTGACGACGAAAAGTGATGTGTACAGTTTCGGAGTAATGATGCTAGAGTTGTTGTCAGGGTACAAGGCAATTCACAAGAACGAGAATGGTGTACCAAGAAATGTGGTTGATTTTGTTGTGCCATACATAGTACAAGATGAGATTCATAGGGTGTTGGATCGTAGAGTACCTCCACCAACACCATTTGAGATTGAGGCAGTGTCATATGTAGGTTATCTTGCAGCTGATTGTACTGCATTAGAAGGTAGAGATAGACCAAAAATGACAGAAATTGTAAATAGCCTAGAAAGAGCCTTGCAAGCATGTTTGGCCACTCCAAATTTTTCTAGGTCCAACACTGATTCATCAACATAG